DNA sequence from the Catharus ustulatus isolate bCatUst1 chromosome 7, bCatUst1.pri.v2, whole genome shotgun sequence genome:
CTGATTCATTTGATGAAAAACAATTCTGAACTGAAATGGTTCTTCAATCTGGGTCTATCATTTCTCCAGCCTTGTAGGAGATGGAGAATAATAATGAGCTTGGCTTCAGGTTCTGGTTTGGCCTTTAACTATTGTAACACGATGAACTTGCTAGTGCTGGTCTTGCTTCGTGTGTGTCTTAGTTAGCAGTGTGTGTGTAGCTCCTGCCAGAGCATATTTGTGACAGCCAATGTCTGTAAGGGTACACACAATTCTGGGGGGTTTAGGCAGGATTAGTAACTAATAATAATTGACTGAAACTGTTGTGATGTAACTTCCAGTGTATCAAGtaaatgtatttattctgtgctttttccTGTAACATTTAGGGATATGGTTGTTACCACTTTGAAGAAGAATCTAGCCTATATAAAGAGGTTAGACCCTTTCATGAGTACAGAATAAAGTAGTTCCTTGCCTTAAATTCTTACTTTTCATCCTGATAATATATAAGTATTaagttttcaaaatatctttAGAGTTTCCTGTTCCCTTGTTGTGGCAACTGCAAGTCTACTGCTGTATCTTAGGGAGAGAAAAATACCTGATTACCAAAAGCAAATGTGAGGCTTGGGTTTCACTCCAGTGTTCAACCTGGCCACTGCAGCAGGGTGGTGGCTGCCTCTTGTTTAAGGAGTGAATCATGAACAGGGTCAGGGAACTGCCCTGTTTCTGCAGCAATATAAGTAACTGCTGGGCTGCTGTAGTTTCACCTTCTTTGGCCTTAGTTGCACAAACTGTTTTCTCCTTTCACGTCAGCACTGAGGTGTGTGTGGCTTTGCAGATGACTGGCAGGCCCAGTGGGCTGTGCTGAATGGCTCCACTGCAGGAGATGGGCTGGAACAGCCAGGGGCAAGGAAGAGGGCACTGAGGGACAGAGGATGGTGATGGCAGCATTGGGTGATATAAATGGGGACTGTGAAACTGCCCCAATGTGCTCTGTGAGACATCTCAAGCTGAATGAATTCCTTGATCCAATTAaaaatggcacagaaaaaaTCTATAAGGACTACTGAGAAGGTAGAAAAGTCTAGCATTACATAGAGAAGGATATGAGTATATCCCAAGCAGGAATTTCTACCAAATGCAAAATGATCTCTGTTTAGCTTGGAAACCATTAACTGGCTGTATGCCAAGAGGTAAGATATTAGCACAGCAAAAGAGGACAGAGTAGCATTTGTAATTTTTCAGCCTGCATATCCTAAAATTTTCAGTGGCATTAAATATGCCACTTAATCtcaaatgggattttttagtTGAATTACCAGTTGGAGCATTTACAGTCCATTGAAAGCTAATGGAATTTCagtacttaaatattttctgggtAACCTCAGAATGGCTAAGGAGCTCTTACAGTTCATAGCTCAGTGAGATTGTTAATTAGTTTTGTGATCCAGGGAATTTCTGTGACTGCATTCTTGTGGGCATATCACAGAACCAAACACTTCAAAGCCTCTAATTCATATTCTATAAATGAGGATCACTAAAATACTGTTGCAAAATCTTGTTCTTTCTGTGCTTGCTTTTGATGACATCATATTTAAGTCTTTATAATAGGTTGAATACccagattttcctttaaaagtagGTATCTGAAGGGTTTAACAAAGCTCCTCTGTCAAGCTATTGGGCTAAGGGTTTCTAGAATCCTGTTTTAAAATCCAAAGAATGGCTGCTTTCAGTGGCAGGATAGCAATGAGAAGAAATGTCCAAAGATATCAGCTGCACAGCAAGAGAACAAGGGCTGATCTCAGCAATTTTGAGCTTAGagctttatttcagttttaaatctCAAACTGAATAGAAGAACTAGCAGCAATTTCTGAGACCTTCCAAAGGGTTTAATTGATTCTTTTATTATGGCAGCAGAATATTTATTGGAGAACAGGTAGACTTAGTgaagcttctcttttttttccttatgtacTTGGATGAACTGTAGCAAGGTTTCTTTCTTGTGATGAGCTTTTTCCTTTAACTGTTCTGCAGCTGTTGTGTCTTAATGCATGTGAAATAAACAGGGATATGAAAGTGTGATGTGGTTTGAAATAGGTGTAGCTATTCAGTCATAGTCTTTGAATCTTGGTATTAGGTAAACCAGTCCTGTTTGTAAACTGTGTTCTGAGCAGTTTTACTGTTTAGGTTGAGGAGAGGGTGGAGAAAAAGCAGTTTACTAAGGTGTTTATAAACAATTGCCTTGAAGTGCTCAGTTTCAAGGGACCAGCCAAGAATGACACAACAATGTGCAGAGGGCTTTAGTTAACCTGCAGAAATTGTAATCTAAATAGATAAGAAAGACAAGGGAAGGCTGAAATAGCTGGTGAGTTTAGGGCTAGATATCTTAAATTGAAGGTGGCATGATTTGATTAGTCCTGTGGCCAAGTAGAGATCTTCAGAAGTCTAAATCAAAACAGCTGATTAACTCTTATGGTTTGAGTTGTAGATTCCATTCTTCATGTGGGCAGCCTGTGGCTGGTGTAACCTTCCTTTCTTGATCTGAAGAGCATCTTTCACCAGCATCACAAAGCTCCTATTGTGCATAAGGCTGTGTTTTACCTATTATAGAATAAATGCAGCCTTATCAAGTCAGTGACTTAATCCTTATCTTTTAAAACAGATGAAACAGGAAATTACTTCTATTTTCTTAAAGAAGAAAGACTGCTAGAAAAAGTTTATTCTCTGACATGAGGTCTGTCTAGCACTTTGTTTCAAAGCAGGATGTGTGGTAACCAGAAGAAACCACCTCCCCTACCTCACTCCCCCAAATAAACTTTCAGAAGGTTTGggatctgggtttttttatagcTTACTTAGCATATGGAGTTTGACATGATGTCATTAAATCTGAGGGTAAAATGACAGATGGAAATTATTAAATAGATTGACTGCCCAATGGATTGCTTCTTGTCCTGTCGGAGGAGGGTGAATCTTGTTGGGAAGTAAGCTGCCCAAACAGCAGGTAAAAAGCAGTAGGGGAGTGGAGGCATCTTACCACAGTGTTAGGTGTCATGTCTGGACACCTACACAGAGTGAGCTCTTCAGCAGATGCAGTAAGACCCTTTGCCTTAAATCAATGCCCCTTAAACTGAAGGGACTTGAGTAATGTTTTAAAGCAACTGCAGTTGTCACAGGTTCTTCCAGACACTGCTCCTTTTTTGAGAAGTGGTTGGATTTcccaaaatttgtttttctgttaagAGATGAGTTAGTGTCTTGACTGCATCAAGGATGCTTTATGTACAGAATAGGAGGAAAATTCGTCCTTGCCTACTCAAAGATATCAGAGGAGAGAGCTTCCACTTGTGttaatagattttaatttttttttactttatttaacCTCAAGGAGCTGTTAGATGTGAGCTTTGAACCATGTTGTATAAACTGTTTCTTGGGCTGTAGAGGTggagataaaaataaacaaacagttGGCTCCAATGCCTTCTCTTGTTGTTTTATTAGGATATTCCTATTATAATCTCACCATGCCCCTTTCTGAACCAGTGATGTGCTGTTAGCCTGTTGTTCTGTAAGCACTGGTACTTGTGCACTGATACTGACTGTGTTAATCTATGTCACACTGCTTCAGCCTTGCCTTGTCCTCTGTTCCTGCCTCTGCACTGCCTGGCTATTCTGGACTGGAGGGGGCCACACTCCCTCTGGTGCCACCAAAGAAGAGCTGCTTTGTGTGAAGCTTCTGGGACCTCACTGAGTGCACACTGGGCAGGGTCTGTGTTGTGAGCATACTGCTGCATTCACATGCTTCATACAGTCCTGATCCTCTGAAATGTTAGAGTGGTATTTGGAACAGCCCCGTAGGGGAAGATCAAGTACCTTGGCCAGGAAAAGCTTTAGATGCAATCAAACTGTAAATTTTTATGCTATGGGGTGGGTTTAGTTTATTATTATGCTTTGATTATGAATCAGGTAATATGGTAAGGCTGACCTTGCAGTTTCTACAGGCTATTGTTGGGGTGGACTAGAGAAGGAAGGATTTAAATATTCTCTCCACTTACCTTTAGGATGAACTGAATCAAGTGTGTTggtatttttcttaaaagacaGCAATTCATTTCCCATGTCCATGTAAAGATGTGGTATTTGTATTGACAGGACAGAGAAGTCTTTTCTCTTGGCTATTAGTAAATTGCCTTTATTGTTGTTGCATAGCACAGTGGACTTAGTGCTGCTCCCTATTACATATCCCTAAGTTTGTGATGCCAGAAAAATGTCTAATTTGAAAACCTTGTATTAGATAACACTACAGTTACAAAAATGCTAGGATGTCTGATAAAAGAATACTTGCAGGTTAAAACCAGTCACAATTATACTGAAAAGTAGCTAATGGTCACACTCCAGAAAGCAGCTTATCTACTACTGTGAAAGCCAGACTACTCTTCAGCTAGGACAAAACAGCATTCTTTACAATTTAAGAGCAAGCTGTGTTATTTCTACAACACTTAAAATCTCTGAACTATCTCATTGTGTAGCCAGTCTGTAGCTCTTGTTTCTTGGGTGTTTATGTCCAAGCAAGCAGAATTCTAGTTTACCATCTCTAGATCATGTGGACCATAGGCAAAGCAACAACTTCTGGAGTTCAGATGCTaacttttgtgttttttcacaTTCCTCTGGCAGGGAAATGTTCCCTTCTTCTCTTGCCTCTCTGGTGACTAAGAGTTAAAGATCAGTATCTGTGGCAATGGTTGAATTCACTGTCCCCAACAAAAGTGTGTTTGGGCTGTACAGTGAGAATTTATGGAGAAGTAGGAATTGTCATGCCCCATTTCTGTACTAAGGAGTGTCCTGGATGAGGGAGTTGATGTGTAACATAATagagaaggaataaaagttGATGTATAACATAATAGAGGAAAATATCTGTCTTCACTTACCAGTGTTTATCCCAGAATGAGCACTTAAAGATGATTAATTTGCATTGTTGTACTAAATGTATGTAGCAAACAGGTGTGAGCAAAAAACTCTGCATGGAAAAATACTGCTGCTCAGATGTTTGAAAATGCTGTCCTGAGGGCACTTCTTGATTGTTGGCATGTTTGTTCTTGTATGCACGAGTCAATGAGAACTTAGTTTGATTTGTTGCTTTTCAGAACATCAAGTTgtgacaaagggaaaaaaacagtcaCTATCAGTGTACTCCAAGGACAGTTGTTCAGACTGGTTGTGGAATTGTCAGTCTCAGAACACAGGCCACATAAACTGGATTGCTTGGAGCAAACTGCTTCCAGGGAGAGGTTTGGACTGGGCAGTATCCAAAGGTCCCTTTCCAAGCTAAATAATCCTATGGCATGTTTGTAGGCTGATGATCCCTTAGTCTcttgttaattttctttagaGCAGCGGGTTGTCCTGAAGCTTTTTCCAATATACTACTCAGTAACTTCTACTGTTGGTCTTTTGTTTCCATAGAGTAGCACTTGATGATGTGGCAGTTGCAGTGTTTTGCTAGAATAATTGTATCCAGGTAAATTTGAGACTCCTGGAAGGCCCATTGCTTCTGTGCTTCTGGAATAAAATGTGCTGATAAATCAAGGCTGGTACAGCCACTTCCTATAGCAGTGTTTTCTGAATGGTCTGCTGGTCTCCTTACAGCTCTCTGCCAGGATATGAACAGCTGGGGTCCTTTGTGGTGCCCTGAGCACACAAGAGTCTCTGTCCTGCCATCTCCCATATACACATCATGTGTCTGAAATACtcatatttgggtttttttctgagtggGAATCCTGACTGGTGACACATCTTTGTTTCAcctatttctgcttttatcttcAGTGTGCTGACCTTAGAGATCCTACTCTGTGCTAGTCagtgtggcagctgctgcttgtgcttCTGGTACAACTACTGTGTCCAGCcactcttaaaaaaacccaactaacaaaaaaaaaaagaagcagtattatttttaagaagcCTCCAGCATTTAATTACTAGGCTTGCATAACACACAAACAGAGGCTTGTTAGCTAGGGCTTGTTTATTGAAGCTTACTCCTTTATGGCTTAGCAACATCGGGAGAAGAATAggaactgagatttttttttcagtaaagcaggatttttttttctgaagcaaattAGATTTGCAGCATCAAAAGGCAGGAAGAGtgtaaaataaatgctaatGCCATATCATAAGACTTTCTACTAGAAGCTTTTGCAACTTGTTCCTGCCAATTTACTGTGTATCTCTGCTGTTTTCTTAGCCTACGAAGGGAAAAGATCAAAAGCCAGATTTCTGCTTATGAGCAGATCTAACATATAACTGTATCAAcattaaagaaacattttagaAAGTTATAATGCCTTATAACAAGAGCAATAAAAACCACTTAATTTCATGTTGTTTGAGAAAGAGTGGGCTTTTCTTTAGAAACTGATCTACCCTGTGGTCTTGTAGGCTGGGTTTGCAAATAAGAGTAGCTTGTTAGAAACCTTTGACACTTTCATTAATCATGCTGTTGTCACAAATAGAAGGTATTTGTTTTAATGCCTTGTCCTAGTCATAGTTTAGGCATGGTTTGAGTGCCAGTATATTGGAGTGGCCCATTCTTTAGGCTTGTGGGGCAGGGTTTTAATCTGGTCTTTCAGCACTTGTGAGACACTTTACCTGCATGCTATCCTGATGTCACCAATGCCATGGATGGGTGACTGtgctccttctctctgcagatCTGATTGGCTGCCTGGCACTTCGTCTGTGGCAAGCAGGACAATGGCTGCCAGCAAGAGCAAGAACCAGAGTTCCTTGGCCCTCCATAAAGTAATTATGGTTGGCAGTGGGGGTGTGGGCAAATCTGCACTCACACTTCAGTTTATGTATGATGAGGTAAGTAGCTTTAGTTCAGCTTCTCTAAAGTACAAATTCATATGGCTtgctcagcttttttttttgtgtgggcCAGGGGACCTAAATGTGATGAGCAAAAGACCTGATGACCCAATTAGCAGTAGAAGGATGTAAAAAACTGGGAGATGTGCCCTCTGGGAACATCTCTGGCTAAAGATGACAAAATTGATGCTTATTTGTGAAAGAACAGTCTTCAGAAATCATGCATAATGTACGGGTGCTTGTGTATAGAAGCTGTTGCTACTTGGAGTTGAACTTTAAGTTTGTAATTTAGGTCAGTTAAGGCTGAAGTCAGAAGCAAGCATTCTAGCTCATTCTGAGCCAGGTGATGAAGTAGGTATGTTCATAGCATGAATTCTTCCATGCTGGTATAAAGGAAACTAGATTAGGCAGCCCACACTAGTATGTGAAAGAATACACGATCCTGTAATTCAAAAGTTTGCATTTATCTGTAGGTTGTCCACACATGCTATAGTAGTGTAAGTATCTGAATGGGTGATGTAGTCATTAATGAAAGCCAGCCAGCTTAATTGTTGTGTTCTGAGGCTGGGAGGCTCTTTACCTCTCTACTCTGCTGGATGTGTGATGTTGAACTAAGTTGAACTGGCAGTGGCTTTATGGATCTGATCAATACTGAATAGACTGAAGTATGTGCCTGTGTAATTATGTTCAGCAGCTGGATGCTCTCATCTGCACCTGTTTAAAGTTCAGATACCTGTTCCTGAAGTAtattcaaatgcattttcttaaaGTGGGAGATCTAGATAATGCCAGCAGATTACTGGTAACTTATACTGCAACTCTGTTGCTGAACAGTGTTTTGTGTAGCAAAACTTGACTAAGCAAATTGGCTCTTTGATGTATTAAAGgcttaaataatttacttttaatagtaaaacttaaaaaaaaggtGGTGGAACTTAGTAGCTGACTGAACTACGAGAaggttttggggaatttaaaTGTCACTGAAGTGAAAGAAAGAAGATGGACAAATACTGAGACTGTTTGACAGTAATTCTAAACACTAATCCCTTTCTTGTCAGTTTGTAGAAGACTATGAACCTACCAAGGCTGACAGCTACAGAAAGAAAGTAGTTCTGGATGGTGAAGAAGTTCAGATAGACATTCtggacacagcaggacaggaggatTATGCAGCTATCAGAGATAACTATTTCCGCAGTGGGGAAGGGTTTCTTCTTGTCTTTTCAATAACAGAGCACGAATCCTTCACAGCAACAGCAGAGTTTCGGTGAGTAGCTTCTCTCCTAGGCAGGGGAAGTTATCCAGTTCCAGTGTTGCTCTGACAATTCTGCCTGAAAGCTACAACTCTTTATTCTTTGTCTGTTACCATTTGATCAATAAAAATGACAGCTGACCGTTTTGCTCTCAGTAACCAATAACCTAAACCACAGTGTTCAGCCTCTGGCTTTAGTTGTCTTCATGCCTGCAACTTATGAGTGCATTATGCCAGCAGCAACTTCAGGCAAGTAACAGATTCTTGGACTCTTAAAACAGGCATATTCCAGCCAATTTTCAGTCTTCATGGATGTGAAGTTTAATTATCTTAGAGGAGTACTTCTGGAATTAAGTCTGTCTTTTGGCCAGGTTTCAGACACAGTATTGCTTACTGCTAGAAGCAGGTGCTCTAAGGAAGGGAAGGATTAGCCTCCACTCTCAGGTATGGATTGATGCCAAACAAGGGTTGGCAGCCAAGCATTGCTATTGTAGGCAGACGTATTCCTAGAAAGACACACAATAGTAGTAAGcacttccatttttcttcttgggATTAGCAATTCTGATGTAAAAATCAGCATCAGATTGACCACAGAAGCTGCTGGTGTAGTGTGGGGGATAAATAGGAAAGGATTTAAACCACTGTTCTGGTTCTAGAATCCATGTAACCACATTCTTCAGGGCAAGTGTTGTAATTCTTTTTGATAATACCTGTTGCTTCAGTAGAAGGTAAACTGGAGATTGCCTGGAACATGAAGGAAAACTTCCCGAAGTATAGGGAACGTTTAGGAGTTCCTTATGTTTGTCAGAATAAAAGCTCTTTATCAGTCTGCCTTACGTTCCCTTTGCTTCAGTGGTACAAGGTTAACAGATACTAAGTGGTAATGGAAGTGCTGTAGCTGAGGACACTTACTTTTAGGTTTTTCTTAAAGCTAAGGCAAACTCCCCTTCCACTCCAGAACTTTGGTCCAGGCTCTTAACATATCGTACTGTTTCAAC
Encoded proteins:
- the RALB gene encoding ras-related protein Ral-B; its protein translation is MAASKSKNQSSLALHKVIMVGSGGVGKSALTLQFMYDEFVEDYEPTKADSYRKKVVLDGEEVQIDILDTAGQEDYAAIRDNYFRSGEGFLLVFSITEHESFTATAEFREQILRVKAEEDKIPLLVVGNKSDLEERRQVPVEEARSKAEEWGVQYVETSAKTRANVDKVFFDLMREIRAKKMSENKDKNGKKSGKNKKSFKERCCLL